One genomic window of Candidatus Kuenenia stuttgartiensis includes the following:
- a CDS encoding DUF4912 domain-containing protein has protein sequence MDKDVMKEIFLLILEIFKALTEILWEKIKYVLKILWIRFFGYEEIPQEKKEAVVEWGVTGEDEWPGITETETKEPPVKEMVVSPPSAIPDLPDSYGENRIVIMQRDPLCLFCYWELQQAKIDNFLKNLSTLAYDASLVLRVYDVTNILFDGNNANKYFDSVLVQGAKDWYIHLEEPNRSFCADIGFLTSDGTFHMLTRSNTITTPGMCPSDITEDQRVEIEAPYEKVYASMGIDAASHVPESASAKWQRFFSHILSSSEIC, from the coding sequence ATGGACAAAGACGTTATGAAAGAAATCTTCCTCTTAATCCTGGAGATTTTTAAAGCGCTGACAGAGATCTTGTGGGAAAAAATAAAATACGTTTTAAAAATACTTTGGATTCGGTTTTTTGGTTATGAAGAAATACCTCAAGAGAAAAAAGAAGCGGTAGTGGAATGGGGGGTTACAGGGGAAGATGAATGGCCTGGCATAACTGAAACAGAGACGAAAGAGCCTCCGGTAAAAGAAATGGTGGTCTCTCCCCCATCCGCAATTCCCGATCTTCCGGATAGCTACGGGGAAAATCGAATCGTAATCATGCAGAGAGACCCATTATGCCTTTTCTGCTATTGGGAACTACAGCAGGCCAAAATAGACAACTTCCTGAAAAACCTTTCTACGTTGGCGTATGACGCAAGCCTCGTCCTGAGAGTGTATGATGTGACAAACATTCTTTTTGACGGCAATAATGCCAATAAGTATTTTGATAGTGTCTTAGTGCAGGGAGCCAAAGACTGGTATATTCATTTAGAGGAACCAAACAGGTCATTCTGTGCAGACATAGGCTTTTTAACCTCAGACGGAACCTTCCATATGCTGACAAGGTCAAATACCATAACAACACCAGGTATGTGCCCTTCTGATATAACAGAAGATCAGCGGGTTGAAATTGAAGCGCCTTATGAAAAGGTGTATGCTTCTATGGGCATTGATGCAGCTTCACATGTCCCTGAAAGCGCCTCTGCGAAGTGGCAAAGATTTTTTTCACACATTTTATCATCCAGTGAAATTTGCTGA
- a CDS encoding ferritin-like domain-containing protein — MNVKELIEKAVMHEDKSQKFYLDALKHVTDPAAKVWLKELAAEEVKHKEMLLNFDTSKVMSFKPGETQDLHISEFLVDKDVSEIKDFQDVLIIAMKKEQKSYNFYVSMSQSTDSMEMKKMCRILAQEELKHKHKLEVAYDDMVFSEN, encoded by the coding sequence ATGAATGTAAAAGAACTCATTGAAAAAGCTGTAATGCATGAAGACAAATCGCAGAAGTTTTATTTGGATGCCTTAAAGCATGTTACAGACCCAGCAGCGAAGGTCTGGTTAAAAGAACTTGCGGCAGAAGAGGTAAAGCACAAGGAGATGTTGCTAAATTTTGATACGTCCAAAGTGATGAGTTTCAAACCTGGCGAAACACAGGATTTGCATATCTCAGAATTCCTGGTAGACAAGGACGTCTCTGAAATCAAAGATTTTCAGGATGTATTGATTATTGCCATGAAGAAGGAACAAAAGTCATATAATTTTTATGTTAGTATGTCTCAATCAACCGATAGCATGGAGATGAAAAAAATGTGCAGAATTCTGGCACAGGAAGAACTAAAGCATAAACATAAATTAGAAGTAGCCTATGATGATATGGTGTTTTCAGAAAATTAA
- the rd gene encoding rubredoxin, whose amino-acid sequence MEKWECSVCGYVYDPEKGDPDNGVAPGTSFESIQDDWVCPSCGANKDLFDKLD is encoded by the coding sequence ATGGAAAAATGGGAATGTAGTGTTTGCGGCTACGTATATGATCCGGAAAAAGGTGACCCGGATAACGGGGTTGCACCTGGGACTTCTTTTGAATCGATACAAGATGATTGGGTCTGCCCTTCATGTGGTGCGAACAAGGATTTATTTGACAAACTCGACTAA
- a CDS encoding BrxA family protein — translation MTWLAHGGAFIDETRILLDIFDPAVDINTWVEQIVRKNVLGKRSRSWTNEIVKRYFLARFVTKESSYAWKALKILCAKNVDLSIIRSIMYYHTAKIDDFFYDFVILDLFDRYYAGQLAISSGDVYKFIESAKPGMFDQMWSDSVKGRLSRGVMSTLRDFGILEGKSKKQIANFYLPIEAFAYVAFLIHSRVSTGELIIQNEDWKLFLLKPQAVERMFLESHQTGYLKYHAAGRLIRIEFPYHSTEELAHDIASGAY, via the coding sequence ATGACATGGTTAGCACACGGCGGCGCATTCATTGATGAAACGCGCATTTTATTAGATATATTCGATCCTGCGGTAGATATTAATACGTGGGTGGAGCAGATCGTGCGCAAAAATGTTTTAGGAAAGAGATCCCGTTCATGGACCAATGAGATTGTTAAACGATATTTCCTCGCCCGGTTTGTTACAAAAGAGTCAAGCTATGCATGGAAGGCTCTGAAAATTTTATGCGCTAAAAATGTTGATTTATCCATTATCCGCTCTATTATGTATTATCACACAGCAAAAATTGACGATTTCTTTTATGATTTCGTGATCCTTGATCTTTTTGACCGATATTACGCAGGACAACTTGCTATTTCATCAGGAGATGTATACAAATTTATAGAAAGTGCAAAACCCGGCATGTTTGACCAGATGTGGAGTGATTCAGTAAAGGGAAGGCTATCACGGGGGGTAATGTCAACTCTGAGGGACTTTGGTATATTGGAAGGTAAGTCGAAAAAACAGATAGCCAACTTCTACCTGCCCATTGAAGCATTTGCGTATGTTGCATTTCTTATCCATTCACGGGTTTCTACCGGAGAGCTTATTATTCAAAATGAGGATTGGAAGTTGTTTCTCCTCAAACCCCAGGCCGTGGAACGTATGTTTCTTGAATCGCATCAGACAGGATACCTGAAATACCATGCCGCTGGAAGGCTCATCCGCATAGAATTTCCCTATCATTCAACGGAGGAGTTAGCTCATGACATCGCTTCGGGAGCGTATTGA
- a CDS encoding adenylate/guanylate cyclase domain-containing protein, with product MSQINLEKLVSKKDLFSLLKDLINVLGNPIEIQGKEGKTIASFCDQPDVNVQTHNDVISTNNTYPIKLNDIAIGWVKGDQPAHVFSELLSYLANKEFEKKSLASDMLDKYREINLLYDIADKIAACTEVKDVAQLIIDEARQLINATNASLMLLNDNNTLEILSAYGEEYIPKTILQSGEGIAGNVAVTGVAEIVNDVASDPRFVNGHNAVSSLLCAPLRLKDRILGVMNLSSRSPYPYSARDLKLLSIFASQAASSIENAILYENRMKTENIKAHLQRYVSPQIVSSILEDSGGNSLNPSKKKISILFSDIRNFSTVCEKLAPEKIVTYLNEYFSHMVEIIFEHQGTVNKFVGDMIVAFFGAPFHCDNNETQAIKSAIKMQQCIKKTGSSWIRDNFTTGIGITAGEVVVGNIGSPRHMDYTAIGDEVNIADRLQSLAKGGQILVEHNVYHATKNIFEFEKFGKITVKGKEKPIDIFNVIY from the coding sequence ATGTCCCAAATCAATCTTGAAAAACTGGTTTCCAAAAAAGATTTGTTCAGTCTTTTGAAAGACTTAATAAACGTATTGGGAAACCCAATAGAAATTCAAGGCAAAGAAGGGAAAACCATTGCCTCCTTTTGTGATCAACCAGACGTAAACGTACAAACCCATAATGACGTCATAAGTACAAACAACACCTATCCTATAAAGCTCAACGACATTGCCATAGGCTGGGTAAAAGGGGACCAACCGGCTCACGTATTTTCAGAACTGCTTTCATATCTGGCAAATAAAGAGTTTGAAAAAAAATCCCTTGCCAGCGATATGCTTGACAAATACAGGGAAATAAACCTCCTTTACGACATCGCAGATAAAATAGCCGCATGCACTGAAGTTAAGGACGTTGCGCAGTTGATTATTGACGAGGCAAGGCAGTTAATAAACGCAACAAACGCTTCCCTGATGCTGTTGAACGACAATAATACACTTGAAATACTGTCGGCGTATGGAGAGGAATATATCCCAAAGACCATATTGCAATCAGGCGAAGGCATTGCCGGGAATGTGGCCGTTACCGGCGTCGCAGAGATAGTGAATGACGTTGCTTCTGACCCGAGATTTGTGAATGGACACAATGCTGTTTCTTCCTTACTATGCGCCCCGCTCAGGCTTAAGGACAGGATTTTAGGCGTAATGAACCTCAGCAGCCGCTCCCCTTACCCTTATAGCGCCAGAGACCTGAAGCTGCTCAGTATTTTTGCGTCCCAGGCGGCGTCTTCCATTGAGAATGCCATTTTATATGAAAACAGAATGAAGACGGAAAATATTAAGGCGCATTTACAACGTTATGTTTCGCCCCAGATTGTAAGCTCCATCCTGGAAGATTCCGGGGGAAATTCACTAAACCCATCAAAAAAGAAAATATCCATTCTGTTTTCCGACATTAGAAATTTTTCCACTGTATGCGAGAAGCTTGCACCTGAAAAAATTGTAACATATCTCAATGAGTATTTTTCACATATGGTGGAAATAATATTTGAACATCAGGGCACAGTAAACAAATTTGTAGGCGACATGATTGTTGCCTTCTTCGGCGCTCCTTTTCATTGCGATAATAATGAAACGCAGGCAATTAAATCTGCTATTAAAATGCAGCAATGCATTAAAAAAACGGGCAGTAGTTGGATACGGGATAATTTTACTACCGGCATCGGCATAACTGCCGGAGAAGTGGTGGTTGGCAATATAGGCTCTCCCCGGCATATGGACTATACAGCAATAGGTGATGAAGTAAATATCGCAGACAGGCTGCAATCCCTTGCAAAAGGCGGACAAATATTGGTGGAGCATAATGTATATCATGCAACCAAAAACATATTTGAATTTGAAAAATTTGGCAAAATCACCGTAAAAGGCAAAGAAAAACCAATAGATATCTTTAACGTAATTTATTAG
- a CDS encoding S16 family serine protease has translation MSSTEWRQNYDVAVFATFMGVPKEEPSTGIALATGIVSALKWQPV, from the coding sequence ATTTCCAGTACCGAGTGGCGCCAAAACTACGACGTGGCCGTGTTTGCAACCTTTATGGGGGTACCCAAAGAAGAACCTTCGACGGGAATTGCCCTCGCGACAGGCATAGTCTCAGCACTGAAATGGCAACCAGTTTAG
- a CDS encoding Hsp20/alpha crystallin family protein — MSSEMMKWPYLPMMDTFKKEMNKLFDTFGGIGENVFREWMPPLDISETGETVVVKAEIPGVDPKEIHISVKNDALTIRGEKKGEKEEKGKNYHFIERRYGSFVRTVLLPTAVKYEQAKAEYRNGILEITLPKQEKEESKKIPIKVN, encoded by the coding sequence ATGTCCTCTGAAATGATGAAGTGGCCTTATCTGCCAATGATGGACACATTCAAAAAAGAAATGAATAAACTTTTCGATACCTTTGGAGGTATCGGCGAAAATGTTTTCCGGGAATGGATGCCCCCTCTTGACATATCCGAGACAGGAGAAACCGTTGTTGTTAAGGCCGAAATACCCGGTGTTGACCCAAAGGAGATCCACATATCCGTTAAAAACGATGCGCTTACCATAAGAGGCGAAAAGAAAGGAGAGAAGGAAGAAAAGGGGAAAAACTATCATTTTATCGAAAGGAGATACGGAAGTTTTGTGAGAACTGTTTTACTACCTACCGCCGTTAAATATGAGCAGGCAAAGGCGGAATACAGAAATGGCATTCTGGAAATAACGTTGCCAAAGCAGGAAAAAGAAGAATCGAAAAAGATTCCGATAAAAGTGAATTAA
- a CDS encoding response regulator transcription factor, with translation MPKVLIVDDEPHIRLLLEQTLEEFEEKGVEIITAGNGKQALELIKKETPDIVYLDVMMPEMNGYDVCNAVKNNSALKGVYIILLTAKGQEYDKKRGDDSGADIYMTKPFNPDVIIAKTASILNITL, from the coding sequence ATGCCGAAGGTATTAATTGTAGATGATGAGCCACATATAAGACTGTTGCTGGAACAAACGCTTGAAGAATTTGAAGAGAAAGGAGTGGAAATTATCACTGCCGGAAATGGCAAACAAGCGTTGGAATTAATAAAAAAAGAGACGCCCGATATTGTCTATCTTGACGTAATGATGCCGGAAATGAATGGCTATGATGTATGCAATGCGGTAAAAAACAACTCTGCACTGAAGGGCGTCTATATCATTCTGCTTACTGCAAAAGGGCAGGAATATGACAAAAAAAGGGGTGACGATTCAGGCGCAGATATTTATATGACAAAACCCTTTAATCCCGATGTGATCATTGCAAAGACAGCAAGCATTTTGAATATAACATTATAA
- a CDS encoding methionine adenosyltransferase: MEIIIEQTRETPVGKSSVEIVERKGIGHPDTLCDGAAEELSKAFSKYYLEHFGRILHHNVDKCLLVGGCAEVSFGGGRVTVPMKLIMAGRATEYAGNSKIPLEEIAKETIYAWLRNRMRFLEPEKNVVIDMQTRTGSADLRATYDSTQLSANDTSVGVGFSPMTELESIVYSTEQFLNSAETKRNYPMVGEDIKIMGIRLNDQINLTIAIAFVARFISSKEEYLKIKRLLAEYIDAFIKKHTSKRITSVINAADDAERNIYYLTVTGTSAECGDDGQVGRGNRVNGLITPYRPMTMEATAGKNPVTHTGKLYNIAAHEISRELTQNADIHNAECYLVSQIGKPITEPQIVHIKIHSSITRESLEDICTNIAKKHLHLIPQLWESILEQRFTLF, encoded by the coding sequence ATGGAAATAATAATAGAACAAACACGGGAAACGCCCGTCGGCAAATCTTCGGTAGAGATTGTGGAACGTAAGGGCATAGGACATCCTGACACACTTTGCGACGGCGCAGCAGAAGAGTTAAGCAAGGCCTTTTCAAAATACTATTTGGAGCATTTTGGAAGAATCCTGCACCATAATGTCGATAAATGTCTTCTGGTGGGCGGATGCGCTGAAGTCTCTTTCGGAGGCGGCAGGGTAACCGTTCCTATGAAATTAATTATGGCAGGCCGCGCCACTGAATATGCCGGAAATAGCAAAATACCACTGGAAGAAATTGCAAAAGAAACCATTTATGCGTGGCTAAGGAATCGCATGCGATTCCTGGAACCGGAGAAGAATGTTGTCATTGATATGCAGACAAGAACAGGAAGCGCAGATTTACGGGCAACCTATGATAGTACGCAGCTTTCGGCAAACGATACTTCGGTTGGCGTAGGGTTTTCACCAATGACGGAACTGGAATCCATTGTGTATTCCACCGAACAATTTCTCAATTCTGCAGAAACAAAACGCAATTACCCCATGGTCGGCGAAGATATTAAAATTATGGGGATCAGATTAAACGATCAAATAAATCTTACTATTGCCATTGCCTTTGTAGCCCGATTCATTTCATCAAAAGAAGAATACCTCAAAATCAAACGTCTTCTCGCAGAATACATCGATGCATTTATTAAAAAACATACCTCAAAAAGAATCACCAGTGTCATCAACGCCGCAGATGATGCAGAGAGGAATATTTACTACCTGACCGTTACAGGTACAAGCGCGGAGTGCGGAGACGACGGACAGGTAGGAAGGGGAAACAGGGTAAACGGCCTTATTACCCCCTATCGTCCTATGACGATGGAAGCGACTGCGGGGAAAAACCCTGTTACCCATACAGGAAAATTATACAATATAGCCGCGCATGAAATATCCAGGGAACTTACACAGAATGCGGATATTCACAATGCAGAATGCTATCTGGTGAGCCAGATAGGAAAACCTATTACCGAACCGCAAATTGTGCACATAAAAATACATTCCTCCATTACCAGAGAGTCCCTGGAAGACATATGCACAAATATTGCAAAGAAACATCTCCACCTGATACCGCAATTGTGGGAGAGTATTTTAGAACAACGTTTTACCCTCTTTTAA
- a CDS encoding universal stress protein → MIIVKNILFPTDFSPCAKQALQYALSLATLFKAKLHILYVVPRMNVSISAGGVMYPILKVYEDMEGKAKKKMHHLIPKRFLEQIEVNNIIVRGTPYVEIIKVAKKQNIDLITIATHGRTGISHALMGSTAERVVRKAPCPVLTIKHPEHEFVIPA, encoded by the coding sequence ATGATTATTGTCAAAAATATTCTCTTCCCAACCGATTTTTCTCCATGCGCTAAACAAGCTTTACAATATGCCTTATCCCTTGCCACGCTCTTTAAGGCAAAACTGCATATCCTCTATGTTGTTCCAAGAATGAATGTCTCCATTAGCGCAGGCGGGGTAATGTATCCCATTTTAAAGGTATATGAAGATATGGAAGGAAAAGCAAAAAAGAAGATGCATCACTTAATCCCAAAAAGGTTTCTGGAACAAATAGAGGTAAATAATATCATTGTTCGTGGCACGCCATATGTGGAAATTATAAAAGTTGCCAAAAAACAGAACATCGATCTTATCACCATTGCAACACACGGGCGTACAGGGATTTCCCATGCCCTTATGGGCAGCACGGCTGAAAGAGTGGTGAGGAAGGCGCCATGTCCCGTTTTAACAATCAAGCACCCGGAACATGAATTTGTAATCCCCGCATAA
- a CDS encoding glycoside hydrolase family 57 protein, with protein sequence MKKGYLSLILHAHLPYVRHPEFDAYLEEDWLFEAVAETYIPLINVFDNLINEHIDFRITMTLTPPLISMLTDELLQQRCLRYIEKRLELAEKEIKRTNNQSEFNQIARMYYNHFHDARYVFAEKYQRNIITAFKKFQDAGKMEIITSCATHSFLPLMNNNVNAMRAQIHVAMNHYEKHFGRKPRGIWLPECAYEPGIDQLLKEEGIRFFIAEAHGLLFASPRPKYGIYAPIVCPSGVAVFGRDIESSKQVWSSKEGYPGDFYYREFYRDIGFDLDYDYVKPYLHGDGKRSNVGIKYYRITGKTNHKEPYSIEMARNKAAEHAGNFMFNREKQAEYLDSLMDRTPIIIAPYDAELFGHWWFEGPLWIDFLFRKIAFDQQTISLITPLEYLDRYPENQCAVPSASSWGYKGYSEYWLNDKNDWIYRHLHIAADRMVALARTYPRTDKYSIQQRALNQAARELLLAQSSDWAFIMKAGTMVEYAVKRTKEHLFQFNKLYNDIRANAIDEKWLCEIEHKNNIFPDINYCIYQ encoded by the coding sequence ATGAAAAAAGGCTATCTATCCTTAATATTGCATGCCCATTTGCCCTATGTCCGCCATCCGGAATTTGATGCATACCTTGAAGAAGATTGGCTCTTTGAGGCAGTGGCCGAAACATATATCCCGCTGATTAATGTGTTTGATAACCTGATAAATGAACACATTGATTTTCGTATTACAATGACTCTGACTCCTCCACTTATTTCAATGCTTACCGATGAACTTCTGCAGCAGCGTTGCCTCCGGTACATAGAAAAACGACTCGAACTTGCGGAAAAAGAGATTAAACGGACAAATAATCAATCCGAATTTAATCAAATTGCAAGGATGTACTATAATCATTTCCACGATGCAAGATATGTATTTGCGGAAAAATACCAGAGAAACATTATTACTGCGTTTAAAAAATTCCAGGATGCCGGAAAAATGGAAATTATTACCTCCTGTGCTACGCATAGCTTCCTTCCTCTTATGAATAATAATGTAAATGCGATGCGGGCGCAGATACACGTTGCCATGAATCATTATGAAAAACATTTTGGCAGAAAACCGCGTGGAATATGGCTTCCCGAATGTGCTTACGAACCCGGCATTGACCAGCTTCTTAAAGAAGAAGGTATCAGGTTTTTCATAGCCGAGGCACACGGACTCCTCTTTGCCTCGCCACGGCCAAAATACGGTATCTATGCCCCCATAGTATGCCCGTCAGGGGTTGCTGTTTTCGGGAGAGACATAGAATCTTCCAAGCAGGTTTGGAGTTCCAAAGAAGGATATCCAGGCGACTTTTATTATCGAGAATTTTACAGGGATATCGGCTTTGACCTTGATTATGACTATGTAAAGCCGTATCTCCATGGCGATGGAAAACGTTCGAATGTTGGGATAAAATATTACCGCATTACCGGAAAAACAAATCACAAAGAGCCTTATTCAATAGAAATGGCGCGGAACAAGGCTGCGGAACACGCCGGGAATTTTATGTTTAACCGGGAAAAACAAGCAGAATATCTGGATTCCCTGATGGATAGAACACCGATTATCATTGCCCCGTACGACGCTGAACTCTTTGGTCACTGGTGGTTTGAAGGTCCGCTCTGGATTGATTTTCTTTTCAGAAAGATTGCGTTTGACCAGCAGACGATTTCGCTGATTACCCCTTTGGAATATCTTGACAGATATCCTGAAAACCAATGCGCCGTCCCTTCCGCCTCCAGTTGGGGATATAAAGGTTACAGCGAATACTGGCTGAATGATAAAAATGACTGGATTTACCGCCATCTTCACATAGCGGCAGATCGTATGGTTGCGCTGGCAAGAACATACCCCCGCACCGATAAATATTCCATACAACAGCGGGCCTTGAACCAGGCCGCACGGGAACTTTTATTGGCACAAAGCAGTGACTGGGCGTTTATCATGAAAGCCGGAACCATGGTAGAATACGCCGTAAAACGAACAAAAGAACACCTCTTTCAATTCAATAAACTTTATAATGATATCCGGGCAAATGCTATTGATGAAAAATGGCTTTGTGAAATAGAACATAAAAATAATATATTCCCCGATATAAACTATTGCATTTACCAGTAA
- a CDS encoding DUF2779 domain-containing protein has product MEFFKKLKCYLDFDFETIGTAILMFDSVKPYQQIPFQFSLHIQASPKSKLEHISYLAEGKDDPRPELLKLLKKHLDTKGSIVAYKAYFEKDKLNKACEVFPAYGE; this is encoded by the coding sequence TTGGAATTTTTCAAAAAACTAAAGTGTTACCTTGATTTTGATTTTGAGACTATCGGAACTGCAATACTGATGTTTGATTCTGTAAAGCCGTATCAACAGATTCCATTTCAGTTCTCGCTTCATATTCAAGCATCACCAAAGAGTAAACTTGAGCACATCAGTTATTTGGCAGAAGGCAAAGACGATCCACGTCCGGAATTATTAAAGCTATTGAAAAAACACCTTGACACTAAAGGATCGATTGTTGCATACAAAGCATACTTTGAAAAAGATAAACTCAACAAAGCATGCGAAGTATTTCCGGCTTACGGGGAGTGA
- a CDS encoding plastocyanin/azurin family copper-binding protein, which translates to MAIKISFNSGRIKFLIHLSVFISALCFVMNTDAGEKKTGEIHGTVVAKKAKYRKHAIAYIEKTSETYDTPVEHAVMDQKNITFIPHVLPLLKGTTVDFLNSDDVRHNIYSSDDVADNMNLGSWFKGETRSFTFNKTGVATMRCNVHSDMLAYIVVLQNPYFSRVDDEGFFTINNVPEGKYTLKLWTAPKRVLWGKYPEAKDISIEVTAGGITKVAFTIE; encoded by the coding sequence ATGGCTATAAAAATAAGCTTCAATTCCGGCAGGATAAAATTCCTCATACACCTTTCGGTTTTTATCAGTGCGTTATGTTTTGTAATGAATACAGACGCTGGAGAAAAAAAGACGGGAGAGATACATGGCACCGTAGTAGCAAAAAAGGCAAAATATAGAAAACATGCTATTGCTTATATAGAAAAGACATCTGAAACGTACGACACTCCCGTTGAACATGCCGTTATGGACCAAAAAAATATCACATTTATCCCCCATGTCCTTCCTTTATTAAAAGGTACAACGGTAGATTTCCTGAACAGCGACGATGTACGGCACAATATCTATTCTTCTGATGATGTTGCAGATAATATGAATCTTGGCTCATGGTTTAAGGGGGAAACACGATCTTTTACTTTTAACAAAACAGGAGTGGCAACAATGCGATGTAACGTGCATAGTGATATGTTGGCTTATATTGTAGTATTGCAGAATCCGTATTTTTCCAGGGTAGACGATGAAGGCTTTTTTACAATAAACAATGTGCCGGAAGGTAAATATACTTTAAAACTTTGGACGGCGCCAAAAAGAGTCTTGTGGGGAAAATATCCTGAAGCAAAAGATATATCAATTGAAGTAACTGCGGGGGGGATTACGAAGGTTGCCTTTACAATCGAATAA
- the trxB gene encoding thioredoxin-disulfide reductase, whose amino-acid sequence MNRDYDVIIVGGGPAALAAAVYTCRALLKTVVFERKITGGQLAGTDMIENYPGFPDVISGVDLTQRMEEQAKRFGLIVRYEEVLKLTVEDGLKVVTTDTGVYASYAVILACGADPRKLDIPGENEFYGRGVSYCATCDGAFFRDKDVVVVGGGDSALTEGIFLTKYVKTVQIIHRGEAFKAAKIYQEDAFANPKIHVSFNTTVEEIHGKESVEGIITRNVVTGEKNSLPCQGIFIFIGSVPNTSFLGNLLCVDTGCHIETNMHMETEIEGVYAVGDVRKWSYRQIATSVGDGVTAAIAAEHKLAELKALGKIKN is encoded by the coding sequence GTGAACAGGGATTACGATGTAATAATAGTGGGTGGCGGGCCTGCAGCACTTGCAGCGGCGGTTTACACTTGCCGGGCATTATTAAAGACGGTGGTTTTTGAAAGAAAAATTACCGGCGGTCAGTTAGCCGGCACAGATATGATAGAGAATTATCCTGGGTTCCCAGACGTAATCAGCGGCGTAGACTTAACACAGCGGATGGAAGAACAGGCGAAGCGCTTTGGATTGATTGTCCGCTATGAAGAGGTTCTGAAACTAACAGTAGAAGATGGACTGAAGGTAGTAACCACAGATACTGGTGTGTATGCAAGTTATGCGGTTATTCTTGCCTGCGGAGCCGATCCAAGAAAATTAGATATACCGGGTGAAAATGAGTTTTACGGAAGAGGTGTCAGTTATTGCGCTACTTGTGACGGGGCATTTTTCCGAGACAAAGATGTAGTTGTCGTTGGTGGCGGTGATTCCGCTTTGACGGAAGGTATTTTCCTGACAAAATATGTTAAAACAGTTCAAATAATTCACCGGGGGGAAGCATTCAAAGCCGCAAAGATTTATCAGGAAGATGCTTTCGCCAATCCGAAGATACACGTCAGTTTTAATACCACCGTAGAAGAAATTCATGGCAAAGAAAGTGTAGAAGGCATTATTACAAGAAATGTGGTTACAGGGGAGAAAAATAGTTTGCCCTGTCAGGGTATTTTCATTTTTATTGGAAGTGTGCCGAATACCTCATTTTTGGGAAATTTGTTGTGCGTTGATACGGGTTGCCACATTGAAACAAACATGCACATGGAAACGGAAATAGAGGGTGTCTATGCTGTCGGCGATGTGAGAAAATGGTCATACCGGCAAATTGCAACTTCGGTGGGTGACGGCGTTACAGCGGCTATTGCTGCCGAACATAAACTTGCCGAATTGAAGGCGTTAGGCAAAATAAAAAACTAA
- a CDS encoding BCAM0308 family protein — translation MKIPKDVGKFARDKIHAENDPYLPKKGFIDYSICKDCNAIYHNKKWFLDANLYEQKKSLKDINWVECPACKKTKENVPSGIVTLKGEFLQQHKQEILNLIKNEDDRSKKFNPLKRIMKIDEKGGEIEIFTTSAKLAQRIGSILHKAYNGEVDYKKHENAKFMRVAWTR, via the coding sequence ATGAAAATACCAAAAGATGTAGGCAAATTTGCCCGTGACAAAATACATGCAGAAAACGACCCGTATTTGCCCAAAAAAGGGTTCATTGATTACTCTATATGTAAAGATTGCAATGCGATTTATCACAATAAAAAATGGTTTCTGGACGCCAATCTTTATGAACAAAAAAAATCCCTGAAGGATATTAACTGGGTAGAATGCCCTGCATGTAAAAAAACAAAGGAAAACGTGCCCAGCGGTATTGTTACTTTGAAGGGAGAATTTTTGCAACAACACAAACAGGAAATTCTGAACCTCATTAAAAACGAGGATGACCGGTCGAAGAAGTTTAATCCGCTAAAAAGAATCATGAAGATTGATGAAAAAGGCGGGGAAATTGAAATCTTTACTACCTCAGCAAAACTCGCACAACGTATCGGCTCGATTCTGCACAAGGCTTACAATGGAGAAGTAGATTATAAAAAACATGAAAATGCAAAATTCATGCGTGTTGCATGGACGCGTTGA